One window from the genome of Pirellulales bacterium encodes:
- a CDS encoding GNAT family N-acetyltransferase: MSVEILPMTADDLDAAIALWRSTDGVGMAESDEPEHLQLFLKRNPGLSLVARNGPRLVGTVLCGQDGRRGFLYHLAVIPEYRKRGLGRSMVEHCLAALAALGVLKCNILLYVHNEAGERFWKSGGWAERADLKLMQRETDDRHRDGEAEPRWQ; this comes from the coding sequence ATGAGCGTGGAAATCTTGCCGATGACTGCCGATGATCTGGACGCGGCGATCGCTTTGTGGCGAAGCACGGATGGGGTTGGAATGGCTGAGTCCGACGAGCCGGAGCACCTACAACTCTTTCTCAAGCGCAATCCTGGGTTGAGCCTTGTCGCCCGCAACGGCCCCCGCCTGGTTGGCACGGTTCTCTGCGGGCAAGATGGCCGGCGCGGGTTTCTCTATCACCTGGCCGTGATTCCCGAATACCGCAAACGCGGGCTGGGCCGATCGATGGTAGAGCATTGCCTCGCCGCGCTGGCCGCGCTCGGCGTCTTGAAGTGCAACATCTTGCTCTACGTCCATAACGAGGCCGGAGAGCGATTCTGGAAAAGTGGCGGCTGGGCCGAGCGAGCCGATCTCAAGCTCATGCAGCGCGAGACGGATGATCGGCATCGAGATGGCGAGGCAGAGCCTCGCTGGCAGTGA